The bacterium genome contains a region encoding:
- a CDS encoding diguanylate cyclase, translating to MPGMLKKVLLVEEEVAVKERLKENLHKAGYLVLEADHGSEALAILNEQIPDIIISDAYLSSMSSVEFCRRVREKPLTAVVPFVLLMEEGDTEEAIVRLEVGADDYILKSASAEELIIRIQAKVDRFRTLRELVHVDSVTQLYNRYYFDKTLADILKISERYHHDVSLSILDIDGFKDFNDTFGHQTGDFVIKSVARFIRERLREVDIVARYGGDEFVVVMPETSKGNAAKAMTRIQNELGRTFFRSDGVDQQLQVSISFGIANYPTEAATDYELIHKADQELYALKNLKSKALMPVLKRNQ from the coding sequence ATGCCTGGAATGCTGAAAAAGGTTCTTCTTGTTGAAGAGGAAGTGGCTGTTAAAGAGCGACTGAAAGAAAACCTGCACAAGGCAGGCTATCTGGTCCTGGAAGCTGATCACGGGTCTGAAGCTCTGGCCATCCTCAACGAACAGATTCCGGATATTATTATTTCCGATGCTTACCTGTCCTCCATGAGCAGCGTGGAGTTTTGCCGCCGGGTCAGGGAAAAACCGCTGACAGCCGTAGTCCCCTTCGTCTTGCTGATGGAGGAAGGAGATACCGAAGAGGCCATAGTCAGGCTGGAAGTAGGCGCGGATGATTATATACTCAAGTCCGCCAGCGCGGAGGAATTGATCATCCGAATTCAGGCCAAGGTTGACCGGTTTCGGACCCTTCGGGAACTGGTCCATGTCGATTCCGTCACTCAGCTTTACAATCGCTACTACTTCGATAAGACCCTGGCCGACATTCTCAAGATATCCGAGCGCTACCATCATGATGTGTCCCTTTCTATCCTGGATATCGATGGTTTTAAAGATTTCAACGATACCTTCGGTCATCAGACCGGAGACTTTGTCATCAAATCCGTAGCCCGGTTTATTCGTGAGAGGCTGCGGGAAGTAGATATTGTAGCCCGCTATGGCGGAGACGAATTCGTGGTGGTTATGCCGGAAACCTCGAAGGGTAATGCAGCCAAAGCCATGACCCGGATTCAGAATGAACTGGGCCGTACATTCTTCCGTTCCGATGGGGTTGATCAGCAGCTCCAGGTTTCCATCAGCTTTGGTATCGCCAACTACCCGACCGAGGCGGCCACTGATTATGAATTAATCCACAAGGCGGATCAGGAGCTTTACGCCCTCAAGAATCTCAAGAGCAAAGCGCTGATGCCGGTAT